Proteins encoded by one window of Cyprinus carpio isolate SPL01 chromosome B6, ASM1834038v1, whole genome shotgun sequence:
- the LOC109048283 gene encoding polyadenylate-binding protein 1-like 2, with protein MTTCYGLGEVKGERDQSGPLFVGNLHPHVTEQVLLSVFLPFGPVCFVKVCRDRATNLSRGFGFVTFAHRHDAENALDALIFSELLGKPMRIMWAQRDSTLRKSGIGNIIIKGLIRNIDDLALYDTFSCFGEVLSSRVVCDSNGQPKGYGFVHYATPEAAELAIEKLDGMLLNDHLVSISHYKPYEERQANQNANSKCCRKKDNSLYISNLPYSLGSEELCSLFSAFGYVTSAKVIMNNSQSMGYGFVSYSSINDANIAVSLMNGYIVGNRPLKVAFSHGAEKKEREP; from the coding sequence ATGACCACGTGCTATGGTTTAGGTGAGGTTAAAGGCGAAAGAGACCAGTCGGGCCCTTTGTTTGTGGGTAATTTGCACCCACATGTAACCGAACAGGTGCTGCTTTCGGTCTTCCTCCCATTTGGACCAGTCTGTTTTGTGAAAGTGTGCAGAGACAGAGCAACCAACCTCTCTCGTGGGTTTGGCTTTGTTACTTTTGCACACCGTCACGATGCAGAAAACGCCCTAGATGCTTTGATTTTTTCTGAGCTCTTGGGCAAACCCATGCGAATCATGTGGGCTCAACGCGATTCCACTTTGAGAAAAAGTGGAATTGGAAATATAATTATTAAGGGCTTAATAAGAAACATCGATGACCTTGCCCTCTATGACACTTTCTCATGCTTTGGGGAAGTTCTTTCCAGCCGAGTGGTCTGCGACAGTAATGGTCAACCTAAAGGCTATGGTTTTGTCCATTATGCCACACCAGAGGCTGCTGAACTGGCAATTGAGAAGCTAGATGGTATGCTGCTAAATGACCATCTAGTTTCTATAAGCCATTACAAGCCCTACGAGGAACGCCAGGCAAACCAAAATGCCAACTCCAAATGCtgcagaaagaaagacaacagTCTTTATATATCCAACCTGCCATACAGCTTGGGCAGTGAGGAGCTGTGCTCCCTGTTTTCTGCGTTTGGATATGTGACCAGTGCAAAGGTTATTATGAACAACAGCCAGAGCATGGGTTATGGGTTTGTTTCATATTCCTCGATTAATGATGCCAATATAGCTGTATCATTAATGAATGGCTATATTGTTGGCAACCGGCCACTGAAGGTTGCTTTCTCCCATGgtgcagaaaaaaaggaaagagaaccctag
- the LOC109048560 gene encoding indian hedgehog B protein, producing the protein MRLSTAAALLTGFILAFSPAYDSCGPGRGYGKRRTPRKLTPLAYKQFSPNVAEKTLGASGRYEGKITRNSERFKELTPNYNPDIIFKDEENTGADRMMTQRCKDKLNSLAISVMNLWPGVRLRVTEGWDEDGHHSEESLHYEGRAVDITTSDRDRNKYAMLARLAVEAGFDWVYYESKGHIHCSVKSEHSVAAKTGGCFPGGALVTMEDGTHRPVRDLRAGDLVLASMGSDGTGELVYSKVLAFLDRSPITQKHFYVISTEDGASVSLTPAHLLFVWVGNCSSGGQPKPGSLRTIFASDAQPGQCLLIVDEGDLRKRVSRITRVEVREDRGAYAPLTAHGTLVVNGVMTSCYAAVNEPRLAHRAFAPLRLLYSWTGPDRILNNGLHWYSQVLLSVGTLLLDSELFHPWALEDHQR; encoded by the exons ATGAGACTCTCCACAGCGGCGGCGCTCCTCACCGGCTTCATCTTGGCTTTCTCGCCGGCGTACGACAGCTGTGGACCGGGCAGAGGTTACGGCAAGAGACGGACTCCAAGGAAACTCACGCCTCTCGCCTATAAGCAGTTCAGTCCAAACGTTGCCGAAAAAACACTGGGAGCCAGTGGGAGATATGAGGGGAAGATAACCCGCAACTCCGAGCGCTTTAAAGAGCTCACACCCAACTACAACCCAGACATCATCTTCAAGGATGAGGAGAACACAGGTGCGGACCGCATGATGACGCAG CGCTGTAAGGATAAGCTGAACTCCCTGGCCATCTCAGTGATGAACCTGTGGCCTGGCGTGCGTCTGCGTGTGACGGAGGGCTGGGATGAAGACGGCCATCACTCTGAAGAGTCTCTGCATTATGAGGGCAGGGCGGTTGACATCACTACCTCGGACCGCGACCGGAACAAGTACGCCATGCTGGCCCGTCTGGCAGTGGAGGCCGGCTTCGACTGGGTCTACTACGAATCCAAAGGCCACATACACTGCAGTGTCAAATCAG AGCACTCAGTAGCAGCAAAGACGGGGGGCTGTTTTCCTGGAGGGGCTCTGGTGACGATGGAGGACGGCACTCACAGACCAGTCCGAGACCTACGAGCAGGAGACCTCGTTCTGGCCTCGATGGGAAGTGACGGGACTGGCGAGCTCGTCTACAGCAAAGTCCTCGCCTTCCTGGACCGTAGCCCCATTACCCAGAAGCACTTTTATGTGATAAGCACTGAGGATGGGGCCAGCGTCTCCTTAACGCCAGCTCATTTACTGTTTGTCTGGGTTGGAAACTGTTCCAGCGGGGGCCAGCCAAAGCCTGGATCCCTCCGGACGATATTTGCCAGTGATGCCCAGCCAGGGCAGTGTTTGCTGATCGTGGATGAAGGAGATCTTAGGAAGCGTGTTTCACGGATCACTCGAGTGGAGGTGCGGGAGGACCGAGGGGCTTACGCCCCACTTACTGCCCATGGGACTTTGGTGGTGAATGGAGTGATGACCTCATGCTACGCTGCGGTGAATGAACCACGGCTAGCTCACCGGGCATTTGCACCTCTACGCCTGTTGTACAGCTGGACCGGACCGGATCGGATCCTCAATAACGGCTTACACTGGTACTCTCAGGTCCTACTCAGTGTGGGAACACTACTGCTAGACTCAGAACTCTTCCACCCGTGGGCCTTAGAAGATCACCAAAGATGA